Proteins encoded in a region of the Leopardus geoffroyi isolate Oge1 chromosome E2, O.geoffroyi_Oge1_pat1.0, whole genome shotgun sequence genome:
- the NIP7 gene encoding 60S ribosome subunit biogenesis protein NIP7 homolog isoform X2, with the protein MRPLTEEETRVMFEKIAKYIGENLQLLVDRPDGTYCFRLHNDRVYYVSEKILKLAANISGDKLVSLGTCFGKFTKTHKFRLHITALDYLAPYAKYKVWIKPGAEQSFLYGNHVLKSGLGRITENTCQYQGVVVYSMADVPLGFGVAAKSTQDCRKVDPMAIVVFHQADIGEYVRHEETLT; encoded by the exons ATGCGGCCTTTGACTGAAGAAGAGACCCGCGTAATGTTTGAGAAGATAGCGAAATA CATCGGGGAGAACCTTCAACTGCTGGTCGACAGGCCCGACGGCACCTACTGTTTCAGGCTGCACAACGACCGGGTGTACTACGTGAG CGAGAAGATCCTGAAGTTGGCCGCCAACATCTCTGGGGACAAGCTGGTGTCTCTGGGGACCTGCTTCGGAAAATTCACCAAGACTCACAAGTTCCGGTTGCACATCACAGCTCTGGATTACCTTGCACCCTATGCCAag tATAAAGTCTGGATAAAGCCTGGAGCAGAGCAGTCCTTCCTGTATGGGAACCATGTGTTGAAATCTGGACTGGGTCGAATCACTGAAAATACCTGTCAGTACCAGGGAGTGGTGGTGTACTCCATGGCAGACGTCCCTTTG GGTTTTGGGGTGGCAGCAAAGTCTACACAAGACTGCAGGAAAGTAGACCCCATGGCGATTGTGGTATTTCATCAAGCAGACATTGGGGAATATGTGCGGCATGAAGAGACATTGACTTAA
- the NIP7 gene encoding 60S ribosome subunit biogenesis protein NIP7 homolog isoform X5 yields MRPLTEEETRVMFEKIAKYIGENLQLLVDRPDGTYCFRLHNDRVYYVSEKILKLAANISGDKLVSLGTCFGKFTKTHKFRLHITALDYLAPYAKYKVWIKPGAEQSFLYGNHVLKSGLGRITENTCQYQGVVVYSMADVPLARTLV; encoded by the exons ATGCGGCCTTTGACTGAAGAAGAGACCCGCGTAATGTTTGAGAAGATAGCGAAATA CATCGGGGAGAACCTTCAACTGCTGGTCGACAGGCCCGACGGCACCTACTGTTTCAGGCTGCACAACGACCGGGTGTACTACGTGAG CGAGAAGATCCTGAAGTTGGCCGCCAACATCTCTGGGGACAAGCTGGTGTCTCTGGGGACCTGCTTCGGAAAATTCACCAAGACTCACAAGTTCCGGTTGCACATCACAGCTCTGGATTACCTTGCACCCTATGCCAag tATAAAGTCTGGATAAAGCCTGGAGCAGAGCAGTCCTTCCTGTATGGGAACCATGTGTTGAAATCTGGACTGGGTCGAATCACTGAAAATACCTGTCAGTACCAGGGAGTGGTGGTGTACTCCATGGCAGACGTCCCTTTG
- the TMED6 gene encoding transmembrane emp24 domain-containing protein 6 isoform X1 yields the protein MFPLLSGAGLVVLNLVTSARSLKTEPFSGSGDQPLFHGADRSDFAVMIPPGGTECFWQFAYQTGYFYFSYEVQRTLGMSHDRHVAATAHTPQGFLIDSSQDVRGQINFSIKETGFYQLCLKNQQNHFGSVQVYLNFGVFYEGPEMDHKQKNERKQLNDTLDAIEESTRKMQNNIFHMWRYYNFARMRKMADFFLLQSNYNYVNWWSTAQSFVIVLSGILQLYFLKRLFNVPKVTDTKKPRC from the exons ATGTTCCCTTTGCTCTCTGGAGCTGGACTGGTGGTTCTGAACCTAGTGACCTCTGCTAGGAGCCTGAAGACAGAACCCTTTAGTGGTTCTGGGGACCAGCCACTCTTCCATGGAGCAGATCGATCTGACTTTGCCGTCATGATCCCTCCAGGAGGCACAGAGTGCTTCTGGCAATTTGCCTACCAGACTGGATACTTCTATTTCAGTTATGAG GTGCAGCGGACACTGGGAATGTCACATGACCGGCATGTTGCTGCCACAGCACATACCCCACAGGGTTTCCTCATAGACTCCTCTCAGGATGTTCGGGGCCAGATTAACTTCTCTATCAAAGAGACAG GTTTTTATCAGCTTTGtctaaaaaatcagcaaaatcacTTTGGTTCTGTGCAAGTTTACCTCAATTTTGGAGTTTTCTATGAGGGGCCTGAGATGGACCacaaacagaagaatgaaagaaaacaactgaATGATACTCTGGATGCAATTGAG GAGAGTACACGGAAGATGCAGAACAATATCTTTCACATGTGGCGGTATTACAACTTTGCCCGCATGAGGAAAATGGCtgactttttccttctccagtcaAACTATAACTACGTGAACTGGTGGTCGACAGCCCAGAGCTTTGTTATTGTTCTTTCTGGAATCCTGCAGCTGTATTTCTTGAAGCGTCTCTTTAATGTCCCAAAGGTTACAGACACAAAAAAGCCAAGATGCTAA
- the TMED6 gene encoding transmembrane emp24 domain-containing protein 6 isoform X2 has product MFPLLSGAGLVVLNLVTSARSLKTEPFSGSGDQPLFHGADRSDFAVMIPPGGTECFWQFAYQTGYFYFSYERTLGMSHDRHVAATAHTPQGFLIDSSQDVRGQINFSIKETGFYQLCLKNQQNHFGSVQVYLNFGVFYEGPEMDHKQKNERKQLNDTLDAIEESTRKMQNNIFHMWRYYNFARMRKMADFFLLQSNYNYVNWWSTAQSFVIVLSGILQLYFLKRLFNVPKVTDTKKPRC; this is encoded by the exons ATGTTCCCTTTGCTCTCTGGAGCTGGACTGGTGGTTCTGAACCTAGTGACCTCTGCTAGGAGCCTGAAGACAGAACCCTTTAGTGGTTCTGGGGACCAGCCACTCTTCCATGGAGCAGATCGATCTGACTTTGCCGTCATGATCCCTCCAGGAGGCACAGAGTGCTTCTGGCAATTTGCCTACCAGACTGGATACTTCTATTTCAGTTATGAG CGGACACTGGGAATGTCACATGACCGGCATGTTGCTGCCACAGCACATACCCCACAGGGTTTCCTCATAGACTCCTCTCAGGATGTTCGGGGCCAGATTAACTTCTCTATCAAAGAGACAG GTTTTTATCAGCTTTGtctaaaaaatcagcaaaatcacTTTGGTTCTGTGCAAGTTTACCTCAATTTTGGAGTTTTCTATGAGGGGCCTGAGATGGACCacaaacagaagaatgaaagaaaacaactgaATGATACTCTGGATGCAATTGAG GAGAGTACACGGAAGATGCAGAACAATATCTTTCACATGTGGCGGTATTACAACTTTGCCCGCATGAGGAAAATGGCtgactttttccttctccagtcaAACTATAACTACGTGAACTGGTGGTCGACAGCCCAGAGCTTTGTTATTGTTCTTTCTGGAATCCTGCAGCTGTATTTCTTGAAGCGTCTCTTTAATGTCCCAAAGGTTACAGACACAAAAAAGCCAAGATGCTAA